A single genomic interval of Symphalangus syndactylus isolate Jambi chromosome 18, NHGRI_mSymSyn1-v2.1_pri, whole genome shotgun sequence harbors:
- the LOC134733617 gene encoding uncharacterized protein, with amino-acid sequence MLGLSLGEVKALESPELGRSRLAPGFLLVSVQKIQRPMQQMGRRQQPGGQYFEKCWILGMSQRLVKWAAFPWAGDRSQERGNSMVPPHWVQLLGMQRRLTWDGKAGRGSAGGKITRSLSKECEMESRCVCSSGPCLGESIPRSAAHSSPSTPTRISSLALSSPACVSVSLSLLPLPIAIRTSAKLCPSSP; translated from the exons ATGCTGGGGCTCTCTCTTGGTGAGGTGAAGGCGCTGGAGAGTCCTGAGTTGGGGAGGTCACGCTTGGCCCCAGGTTTCCTCCTGGTTTCTGTGCAGAAAATCCAGAGACCCATGCAGCAAATGGGCAGGAGACAGCAGCCTGGAGGACAGTACTTTGAGAAGTGCTGGATTCTGGGCATGTCTCAAAGGTTGGTCAAGTGGGCAGCTTTTCCGTGGGCTGGCGACAGGTCGCAGGAGAGAGGGAACTCCATGGTGCCGCCACACTGGGTCCAGCTGCTGGGCATGCAACGGCGCCTGACGTGGGATGGGAAAGCTGGCCGGGGCAGCGCTGGCGGGAAGATCACGCGCAG ccTTTCAAAAGaatgtgagatggaatctcggtGTG TCTGCAGCTCTGGACCCTGCCTGGGTGAGAGCATCCCTCGGTCTGCTGCTCACAGCTCCCCTTCCACGCCCACCCGCATCTCCTCCCTGGCGCTTTCCTCTCCAG cTTGTGTTTCTGTATCCCTGAGCCTGCTGCCATTGCCAATTGCTATCAGAACATCTGCAAAGCTGTGTCCATCCTCCCCGTAG